In Sandaracinaceae bacterium, the genomic window GTCGGCGCGGCGGTGGTGGCGCTCGCCGCGCTCGGGACGGGCGAGCTGCCGCTCGGCGGCTGGCTGGCGCTGCTGGTCTTCTACCTGGGCGTCGGCCTCTTCACCGCCGCGGTCTTCGCGCTGTTCATGGACCTGACCGAGCCGAGGCTCGGGGCGACCCAGTTCAGCGCGTACATGGGGCTGACGAACGCGTGCGAGGCGTGGTCGAGCCGGGCGGTGGGCGCGCTCGTCACCGGCTCCGGCTATCCGGTCGCCTTCCTCGCGGCGGCGGGGCTCGGGCTCGTGCCGCTCTTGTTGCTGCCGCTGCTGAAGCCCAAGGCCGTCGAGGGCTGAGCTCAGCAGGACGTGTTCGCCTCGTCCTCGCACGAGGCCACGACGGCGGCGGGGACATCGGCCTTGGCCTCGGGACCCTTCGCGGCGGGCGGCGCGGACGACCACGCGAGGCTGACCGTCAAGGCGAACAGACCCGCGAGCGCCGCGACGGCCCACCCGGCCACGCGCCGGTTCGTGTGGGCCATCGGGAGGACGACCTCCTCGGGGGTGCCGGGCCTGGGGCGCATCGCGCGGAGCACCGCGAGCACCCCGGCGGGTCGCTCGCCGGGCTCCTTGGCCAGCGCCTGCATGACGGCGGCCTGAACCTCGGGGGGTAGCGACACCGCGTGAGAGGCGATGGGGATCGGCGACTCCGCGAGGTGGCGCTCGGCCCAGTCCAGCAGGCCCGTCGCGCCCTCGAAGGGGAGCGCGCCCGTGAGCATCTCGTAGGCGAGCACCCCGAACGCGTAGACATCGCTCTGCGCGTCGAGCGGCCGCCCAGCGATCTGCTCGGGGCTCATGTACGCGGGCGTGCCGAGGACCTCGCCGCGGAACGTGATGGCGGGCGCGTCGGGGTCGTTCGTCTCGGGGGCCTTGGCGACTCCGAAGTCGAGCACCTTCACGCCGGGCGATCTCGCGCCGGGGCGTTCGAAGAGCAGCACGTTGTCGGGCTTGAGATCGCGGTGCACGATCCCGGCGTCGTGGGCTTCTGCGAGCGCGCCGGCCACCTGCGTCAGGATGGAGCGCGCCTCCTCGAACGGGATCGGCCCACGCGCGATCCGCTCCGCGAGCGACTCACCGCGCACGAGCTCCATCACGATCGCGAGCGCCCCGTCGTCGAGCTCCCCGAAGTCGTAGAAGCGGATGGTGTTGGGGTGCGAGAGCTTCGTGACCAGCTCGCACTCTCGGTGAAAGCGCGCGCGCACCGCCTGGGATCGCGCGAAATCCGAGTGCAGGACCTTCACCGCCACCTCGCGTGTGAAGCGCCCCACACGCTGCTCCGCCCGATAGACCGTGCCCATCGCGCCGGCACCGACCTCCTCGGTGAGGCGGTAGCGCTCGAGCGCCATGCTCCCCAGCCGGGGGTCCTCGTGCCGCGCTGCCCCACATGCGCCGCAGAAGAACGCGTCGTCGGGCAGCGTTTCGCCACAGTCGCCGCATGCCTCCGCGGCCGATTGCCACGGCGGCGGGTGATGCCGTCGGTGTGCCTGCTTCATGCTCGTGGGACGGTGGGAAGCGCGGGGAGATTTTCTCGCTTCGGTGGCGGTCCCTCAGTTGTCACAGACCTTGCGCAAATCCGAAGCTGTGCCGAAGAAACTTCGGCCCCTGGTACCGACGCAACTTTGATTGCGATTGCTGCACCCGGTTCGACGCTGCGGCCTCGTCCGGGCCCGGAACGGGAGCCGTGGCGTGCTCCGAGATGCTGTCTCGACGCCC contains:
- a CDS encoding serine/threonine-protein kinase — its product is MKQAHRRHHPPPWQSAAEACGDCGETLPDDAFFCGACGAARHEDPRLGSMALERYRLTEEVGAGAMGTVYRAEQRVGRFTREVAVKVLHSDFARSQAVRARFHRECELVTKLSHPNTIRFYDFGELDDGALAIVMELVRGESLAERIARGPIPFEEARSILTQVAGALAEAHDAGIVHRDLKPDNVLLFERPGARSPGVKVLDFGVAKAPETNDPDAPAITFRGEVLGTPAYMSPEQIAGRPLDAQSDVYAFGVLAYEMLTGALPFEGATGLLDWAERHLAESPIPIASHAVSLPPEVQAAVMQALAKEPGERPAGVLAVLRAMRPRPGTPEEVVLPMAHTNRRVAGWAVAALAGLFALTVSLAWSSAPPAAKGPEAKADVPAAVVASCEDEANTSC